A section of the Pseudomonas sp. FP453 genome encodes:
- a CDS encoding NAD(P)/FAD-dependent oxidoreductase yields the protein MLRITELKLPIDHPEEDLRPAIVQRLGVASDDLLDFTLFKRSYDARKKSSELCFIYTIDLNVKGEAALLLKFADDRNVNPAPDVSYKVVGQAPQDLTERPIVVGFGPCGIFAGLLLAQMGFKPIILERGKEVRQRTKDTWGLWRKSVLNPESNVQFGEGGAGTFSDGKLYSQIKDPKFHGRKVLHEFVKAGAPEEILYVSKPHIGTFRLTGVVENMREQIIALGGEVRFEQRVTDVLIEDGQLHGVVVDGGEQILSKHVILALGHSARDTFRMLHGRGVYMEAKPFSVGFRIEHPQSLIDAARLGKYAGHPKLGAADYKLVHHAKNGRSVYSFCMCPGGTVVAATSEPGRVVTNGMSQYSRNERNANSGIVVGITPEVDYPGGPLAGIELQERLESHAYILGGSNYEAPAQLVGDFIAGKPSTATGSVEPSYKPGVSWGDLALALPDFAIEAIREALPAFEKQIKGYSLHDAVLTGIETRTSSPLRITRNESMQSLNVKGLFPAGEGAGYAGGILSAGVDGIRIAEALARDMLGIEA from the coding sequence ATGCTACGAATCACCGAACTCAAGCTGCCCATCGACCATCCCGAAGAAGACCTGCGGCCTGCCATCGTGCAGCGCCTGGGCGTCGCCAGTGATGACCTGCTCGATTTCACCCTGTTCAAGCGCAGCTACGACGCCCGCAAGAAATCGTCGGAGCTGTGCTTCATCTACACCATCGACTTGAACGTGAAAGGCGAAGCCGCCCTGTTGCTCAAGTTCGCCGATGACCGCAACGTCAACCCCGCGCCGGATGTCAGCTACAAGGTGGTTGGCCAGGCGCCACAAGACCTGACCGAACGTCCGATCGTCGTGGGCTTTGGCCCGTGCGGGATCTTCGCCGGGCTGTTGCTGGCACAGATGGGCTTCAAGCCGATCATCCTTGAACGCGGCAAGGAAGTGCGCCAGCGCACCAAGGACACCTGGGGCCTGTGGCGCAAAAGCGTGCTCAACCCAGAGTCCAACGTGCAGTTCGGTGAAGGCGGCGCCGGGACGTTTTCCGACGGCAAGCTGTACAGCCAGATCAAGGACCCGAAATTCCACGGGCGCAAAGTCCTGCATGAGTTCGTCAAGGCCGGCGCGCCGGAAGAGATCCTGTACGTCAGCAAGCCGCACATCGGTACCTTCCGCCTGACCGGCGTGGTGGAAAACATGCGCGAGCAGATCATCGCCCTCGGCGGTGAAGTGCGTTTCGAGCAACGCGTCACTGACGTGCTGATTGAAGACGGCCAGTTGCATGGCGTAGTGGTCGACGGCGGCGAGCAGATCCTCTCCAAGCACGTGATCCTGGCCCTCGGCCACAGCGCCCGCGATACTTTCCGCATGCTCCACGGCCGTGGTGTGTATATGGAAGCCAAGCCGTTCTCGGTGGGTTTCCGTATCGAACACCCGCAGTCGCTGATCGACGCGGCGCGCCTGGGTAAATACGCCGGCCATCCAAAACTCGGCGCGGCGGACTACAAACTGGTGCACCACGCCAAGAACGGCCGCTCGGTCTACAGCTTCTGCATGTGCCCAGGCGGCACGGTGGTCGCTGCGACCTCCGAACCGGGTCGCGTCGTGACCAACGGCATGAGCCAATACTCGCGTAACGAGCGCAATGCCAACTCCGGCATCGTGGTCGGCATCACGCCAGAGGTGGACTATCCGGGTGGCCCGCTGGCGGGTATCGAGTTGCAGGAACGCCTGGAATCCCACGCCTACATCCTCGGCGGCAGCAACTACGAGGCTCCGGCGCAGTTGGTCGGCGATTTCATCGCTGGCAAGCCGTCCACCGCCACTGGCAGTGTGGAACCTTCCTACAAGCCGGGTGTGTCCTGGGGCGATCTGGCCCTCGCGCTGCCGGACTTCGCCATTGAGGCGATCCGCGAAGCGCTGCCGGCGTTCGAGAAGCAGATCAAGGGCTACTCGCTGCACGATGCCGTGTTGACCGGTATCGAGACACGCACCTCGTCGCCACTGCGGATCACCCGCAATGAATCGATGCAGAGCTTGAACGTGAAAGGCCTGTTCCCGGCCGGTGAAGGCGCGGGTTATGCCGGTGGGATTCTGTCGGCGGGTGTGGACGGGATTCGGATTGCCGAGGCGTTGGCGCGGGATATGTTGGGCATCGAGGCCTGA
- a CDS encoding COG3650 family protein — MRAARTLALFALLPLFAACQMFESEPAKPSTAGLTRMQGELTAVSGKLLFQPCNDQRNYVVNDTGGTSILQEAASLAGQQGALFADLRGKFSGVASGTQGSVDLQQLYRVERSTSACNDPDFKRMILRANGHKPAWAMNVTAKGMVLEREGQPPLAVPYVEEQIGDGRFNLMTEANNQKVELWVAPQRCIDSVSGSLQHMTAELRINGQVQRGCAAFGGSRDD; from the coding sequence ATGCGTGCCGCTCGTACCCTTGCCCTGTTTGCCCTGCTCCCCCTTTTCGCCGCCTGCCAGATGTTCGAAAGCGAGCCGGCCAAGCCGTCAACTGCCGGCCTGACCCGCATGCAGGGCGAACTCACGGCGGTCAGTGGCAAGCTGCTGTTCCAGCCGTGCAACGACCAACGCAACTACGTGGTCAACGACACCGGCGGCACCAGCATCCTGCAGGAAGCCGCTTCCCTGGCCGGCCAGCAAGGCGCGCTGTTCGCCGACCTGCGCGGCAAGTTCTCCGGTGTGGCCAGCGGCACCCAGGGCAGCGTGGACCTGCAGCAACTCTATCGTGTGGAGCGCTCGACCTCGGCGTGCAACGACCCGGACTTCAAGCGCATGATCCTGCGCGCCAACGGGCACAAGCCGGCCTGGGCGATGAACGTCACGGCCAAGGGCATGGTCCTGGAACGTGAAGGCCAGCCGCCACTGGCGGTGCCGTATGTGGAAGAGCAAATCGGCGACGGCCGCTTCAACCTGATGACCGAGGCCAACAACCAGAAGGTCGAACTGTGGGTCGCGCCGCAGCGTTGCATCGACAGCGTCAGCGGCAGCCTGCAACACATGACCGCCGAATTGCGGATCAACGGTCAAGTCCAGCGTGGCTGCGCGGCTTTCGGCGGTTCGCGGGACGATTGA
- a CDS encoding short chain dehydrogenase: MKILLIGASGTVGSAVKAELAQRHEVISIGRSSGDLQVDISDSTSIRKLFEQTGKFDALVCAAGSVNFVPLGDMSETDFELGLRDKLMGQVNLLLIGREYANDGASFTFTSGILNRDPIRTGASAALVNGALDAFVKAAAIELPRGLRVNSVSPTVLVEAMGSYAPYFRGFKPAPGADVALAYAKSVEGLQTGQTFIVG; the protein is encoded by the coding sequence ATGAAAATCCTATTGATTGGTGCCAGCGGCACCGTCGGCTCGGCAGTCAAGGCAGAACTGGCACAGCGTCACGAGGTCATCAGCATCGGCCGCAGCAGCGGCGACTTGCAGGTCGATATCAGCGACAGCACCTCGATCCGCAAACTGTTTGAACAGACCGGCAAGTTCGACGCCCTAGTGTGCGCGGCGGGTAGCGTGAACTTCGTACCCCTGGGTGACATGAGCGAAACCGACTTCGAGCTGGGCCTGCGCGACAAGTTGATGGGCCAGGTCAACCTGCTGCTGATCGGCCGCGAGTACGCCAACGACGGCGCCTCGTTCACCTTCACCAGCGGCATTCTCAACCGTGACCCGATCCGCACCGGTGCTTCGGCGGCGCTGGTCAACGGCGCACTCGACGCCTTTGTAAAGGCGGCGGCGATTGAATTGCCAAGGGGCCTGCGCGTCAACTCCGTCAGTCCTACGGTGCTGGTGGAAGCCATGGGCAGCTATGCGCCGTATTTCCGCGGCTTCAAACCCGCACCGGGGGCCGATGTTGCATTGGCCTACGCGAAAAGCGTCGAGGGCTTGCAGACCGGCCAGACCTTTATCGTCGGCTGA
- a CDS encoding LysR family transcriptional regulator: MSEMDDLAAFAVLIEAGSFTVAAEQLGCSKGQLSKRISQLEAQFSVVLLHRTTRKLSLTAAGAALLPQAQALVVQVDRARQALARLKDDLAGPVRMTGPVSLGETFFDGLLLEFSKQYPQVQIELELNNSYRDLARDGFDLGVRSGAIENERLVAKPLLAWHEMTCASPAYLEQHGEPQTPADLAAHTCLLNSHYSGREEWLYHQQHELLRVRVSGTFASNHYNLLKKAALVGAGIARLPSYVLPAELADGRLRWLLRDYQTRSMPMYLVHPYQGGLPRRTQVLADYLVDWFKRSGEALDRL, translated from the coding sequence ATGAGCGAAATGGATGACCTGGCGGCCTTTGCCGTGCTGATCGAAGCCGGCAGTTTCACCGTGGCGGCCGAGCAATTGGGCTGCAGCAAGGGGCAATTGTCCAAGCGCATCAGCCAGTTGGAAGCGCAGTTTTCCGTGGTCTTGCTGCATCGCACCACGCGCAAGCTGAGCCTCACGGCAGCCGGTGCGGCGTTGTTGCCCCAGGCCCAGGCGCTGGTGGTGCAGGTGGATCGCGCTCGTCAGGCATTGGCTCGGCTGAAGGACGATTTGGCCGGGCCGGTGCGTATGACGGGTCCGGTGTCGCTGGGCGAAACCTTCTTTGATGGCTTGTTGCTGGAGTTCTCCAAGCAATACCCGCAGGTGCAGATCGAGTTGGAGTTGAACAACAGCTACCGCGACCTGGCACGGGATGGCTTTGACCTGGGGGTGCGCTCGGGTGCGATTGAAAACGAGCGCCTGGTGGCCAAGCCGCTGCTGGCCTGGCATGAAATGACCTGCGCCAGCCCGGCCTACCTGGAACAGCACGGCGAGCCGCAGACGCCGGCGGACCTGGCTGCCCACACCTGTCTGCTCAACAGCCACTACAGCGGCCGCGAAGAGTGGCTGTACCACCAGCAACATGAGTTGTTGCGGGTGCGGGTCAGCGGCACCTTTGCCTCCAACCACTACAACCTGTTGAAGAAGGCCGCCTTGGTGGGGGCCGGTATTGCCCGTCTGCCTTCCTACGTCCTGCCGGCGGAATTGGCTGACGGGCGCTTGCGTTGGCTCCTGCGCGATTATCAGACGCGGAGCATGCCGATGTACCTGGTCCACCCCTATCAAGGCGGCCTGCCACGGCGCACCCAGGTACTGGCCGATTACCTGGTGGACTGGTTCAAGCGCAGCGGCGAAGCGCTGGACCGTCTTTAG
- a CDS encoding DoxX family protein — translation MNTAPTGLINRAIALLEKIPYSLIAFLARFSIAAVFWKSGQTKVEGFAVDLISGTFQLGEPRLAASTLPLFRSEYHVPVLSPEVAAHMAAFAEHFFPVLILVGFATRFSALALIGMTLVIQVFVYPDAYPTHGTWLAILLWLVARGPGRLSIDHLIARRYG, via the coding sequence ATGAACACTGCCCCCACCGGCCTGATAAATCGGGCAATCGCGCTTTTAGAGAAAATCCCCTACAGCCTGATCGCCTTTCTCGCACGCTTCTCCATCGCGGCGGTGTTCTGGAAGTCGGGGCAAACCAAGGTCGAAGGTTTTGCCGTTGACCTGATCAGCGGCACCTTCCAACTGGGCGAACCACGCCTTGCCGCCTCGACATTGCCGTTGTTTCGCAGTGAATACCACGTGCCAGTGCTATCGCCGGAAGTGGCTGCACACATGGCGGCGTTTGCCGAGCACTTCTTCCCGGTGTTGATCCTGGTGGGCTTTGCCACGCGCTTTTCGGCCCTGGCGCTGATCGGCATGACCCTGGTCATTCAGGTGTTCGTCTACCCGGATGCCTACCCGACCCACGGCACCTGGCTGGCCATACTGTTGTGGCTGGTGGCCAGAGGCCCGGGGCGCCTGTCTATCGACCACCTGATCGCCCGGCGCTACGGCTAA
- a CDS encoding DNA-binding domain-containing protein, with product MSLYDTFARALLAPDLPCPDGLFSSNGADPASRFAVYRNNVHSALINALAAAHPVTLQLVGDDFFRAMAGLYVQASPPSSPLISEYGDTFAAFIRAFEPAASVPYLADVAQLERLRVRAYHAADTPGLNRHAVLHHLQNGADLGTLRLQLHPSLATLNSAYAVVAVWAAHQIEGALATLNPWHPQSALVLRHGLGVKVFAIDGGAVAFINSLNHGSTLQQAVAHALEASTEFDLHKCLSLLVSHEAITHLHLEPKVSP from the coding sequence ATGAGCCTCTACGACACATTTGCCCGCGCCCTGCTGGCGCCTGACCTGCCCTGCCCCGATGGGCTGTTCAGCAGCAACGGTGCCGACCCGGCCAGCCGCTTTGCGGTGTACCGCAACAACGTCCACAGCGCGTTGATCAATGCGTTGGCGGCAGCACACCCGGTGACCTTGCAACTGGTGGGCGACGACTTCTTTCGGGCCATGGCCGGCCTCTATGTACAGGCCAGCCCGCCGAGCAGCCCGCTGATCAGCGAATACGGCGACACTTTTGCCGCATTCATCCGCGCGTTCGAACCCGCCGCCAGCGTGCCCTACCTGGCAGATGTCGCCCAGCTTGAACGCCTGCGCGTGCGGGCTTATCACGCGGCGGATACGCCGGGCCTGAATCGGCACGCCGTCCTCCACCACCTGCAAAACGGGGCGGACCTGGGGACGTTGCGCCTGCAACTGCACCCGTCCCTCGCGACGCTGAACAGCGCGTATGCCGTGGTTGCCGTGTGGGCCGCGCATCAGATCGAAGGCGCCTTGGCCACCTTGAACCCCTGGCACCCACAGAGTGCGCTGGTATTGCGCCACGGCCTGGGGGTCAAGGTGTTCGCCATCGACGGCGGCGCCGTAGCGTTTATCAACAGCCTGAACCACGGCTCAACGCTGCAACAAGCAGTCGCTCACGCCCTTGAGGCGTCGACCGAGTTCGACTTGCACAAATGCCTGTCACTGCTGGTCAGTCACGAGGCCATCACCCATCTGCACCTGGAACCAAAGGTATCGCCATGA
- a CDS encoding DUF692 domain-containing protein, whose product MMTLSSLPAISQAQAPGLPRRAGLGLKYEHFSEVLETAPDIGFFEVHAENYMVAGGPFHHYLGLIREQYPLSLHGVGLSIGGEGPLDRAHLARLAALIERYQPKSFSEHLAWSSHGPVFLNDLLPLAYDAATLKRVCAHVDQVQSTLKRPMLLENPSTYLQFQRSTLDETDFISEVIRRTGCGLLLDVNNVYVSCINHQRDPLAYIDALPLHAVGEIHLAGFAEDTDSLGDRLLIDDHGAPIDNAVWRLYETLLARTGPVATLIERDNQVPAFSVLHAEAQQADWHLSQVLP is encoded by the coding sequence ATGATGACCCTTTCATCCTTGCCAGCCATCTCCCAGGCTCAGGCGCCCGGCCTCCCGCGCCGGGCCGGGCTGGGGCTCAAGTACGAGCACTTCAGCGAAGTGCTTGAGACCGCCCCCGACATCGGTTTTTTTGAAGTGCACGCCGAAAACTACATGGTCGCCGGCGGGCCGTTTCACCACTACCTGGGATTGATCCGCGAGCAGTACCCGCTGTCCTTGCACGGCGTGGGCCTGTCCATCGGCGGCGAAGGCCCGCTGGACCGTGCGCACCTGGCACGGCTGGCTGCGCTGATCGAGCGCTATCAACCCAAGTCCTTTTCCGAGCACCTGGCCTGGTCAAGCCACGGCCCGGTGTTTCTCAACGACCTGCTGCCCCTCGCCTACGATGCCGCGACCCTCAAGCGCGTCTGCGCACACGTGGATCAGGTGCAAAGCACGCTCAAGCGCCCCATGCTGCTGGAAAACCCATCCACCTACCTGCAATTCCAGCGCTCGACCCTGGACGAGACGGACTTCATCAGCGAAGTCATCCGCCGCACCGGTTGTGGCTTGCTGCTGGACGTCAACAACGTCTACGTGTCGTGTATCAATCATCAACGCGACCCGCTGGCCTACATCGATGCACTGCCGTTGCACGCTGTCGGTGAGATTCATCTGGCCGGGTTTGCCGAAGACACTGACAGCCTCGGCGACCGCTTGCTGATCGACGATCACGGTGCGCCCATCGATAACGCCGTGTGGCGCCTGTACGAAACCCTACTGGCACGCACGGGCCCGGTGGCCACGCTGATCGAACGGGATAACCAGGTGCCGGCCTTCAGTGTCCTTCACGCTGAGGCGCAACAGGCCGACTGGCACTTGTCGCAGGTGCTCCCATGA
- a CDS encoding DUF2282 domain-containing protein: protein MTTKLSAATLVLALGSALSLSALTSTAHAADDMQKCFGVAEAGKNDCAAGAGTSCAGTSKTKDQANAWKLVPAGTCTQTPSSTSPTGFGQEAAFTAKS, encoded by the coding sequence ATGACCACCAAACTGTCCGCCGCCACCCTCGTCCTGGCCCTCGGTTCCGCCCTGAGCCTGTCCGCCCTGACCTCCACCGCCCACGCAGCCGACGACATGCAGAAATGCTTCGGTGTCGCTGAAGCCGGCAAGAACGATTGCGCCGCCGGGGCTGGCACCTCCTGCGCCGGCACGTCGAAAACCAAGGACCAGGCCAACGCCTGGAAACTGGTCCCGGCCGGCACCTGCACCCAAACCCCAAGCTCCACCTCGCCGACCGGTTTCGGCCAGGAAGCCGCCTTCACCGCCAAGTCCTGA
- a CDS encoding ABC transporter ATP-binding protein, with product MLQFENVSTFYGKIQALHSVNVEVRQGEIVTLIGANGAGKSTLLMTLCGSPQAHSGSIRYMGEELVGLQSSQIMRKSIAVVPEGRRVFSRLTVEENLAMGGFFTDKGDFQEQMDKVLHLFPRLKERFSQRGGTMSGGEQQMLAIGRALMSKPKLLLLDEPSLGLAPIIIQQIFDIIEQLRKDGVTVFLVEQNANQALKIADRAYVLENGRVVMEGSGEQLLTDPKVREAYLGG from the coding sequence ATGCTGCAATTCGAAAACGTTTCCACTTTCTACGGCAAGATCCAGGCCCTGCACAGCGTCAACGTGGAAGTGCGCCAAGGCGAGATCGTCACGCTGATCGGCGCCAACGGCGCGGGCAAGTCCACCTTGCTGATGACCTTGTGCGGTTCGCCCCAGGCCCACAGCGGCAGCATCCGCTACATGGGTGAAGAGCTGGTGGGCCTGCAATCGTCGCAGATCATGCGCAAGAGCATCGCCGTGGTGCCGGAAGGCCGTCGGGTATTTTCCCGCCTGACCGTGGAAGAGAACCTCGCCATGGGCGGTTTCTTTACCGACAAGGGCGACTTCCAGGAGCAGATGGACAAGGTGCTGCACCTGTTCCCACGGCTCAAGGAGCGCTTTAGCCAGCGCGGCGGCACCATGTCTGGCGGCGAGCAGCAAATGCTCGCCATCGGCCGCGCGCTGATGAGCAAACCCAAGCTGCTGCTGCTGGACGAACCATCGCTGGGCCTGGCACCGATCATCATCCAGCAGATCTTCGACATCATCGAACAGCTGCGCAAGGACGGTGTAACGGTGTTCCTCGTGGAGCAGAACGCCAACCAGGCCCTGAAAATCGCCGACCGCGCCTATGTCCTGGAAAACGGCCGGGTGGTGATGGAAGGCTCGGGTGAGCAACTGCTGACGGATCCGAAGGTGCGTGAGGCCTACCTCGGCGGCTAG
- the livG gene encoding high-affinity branched-chain amino acid ABC transporter ATP-binding protein LivG, with translation MSREILKVENLSMRFGGLLAVNGVALTVKEKQVVALIGPNGAGKTTVFNCLTGFYKPSGGSILLDGQPIQGLAGHEIARKGVVRTFQNVRLFKDMTAVENLLIAQHRHLNTNFLAGLFKTPAFRKSEREAMEFAAYWLDKVNLTEFANRPAGTLAYGQQRRLEIARCMMTRPRILMLDEPAAGLNPKETEDLKALISVLREEHNVTVLLIEHDMKLVMSISDHIVVINQGTPLADGTPEQIRDNPEVIKAYLGEA, from the coding sequence ATGAGCCGCGAGATCCTGAAAGTCGAAAATCTGAGCATGCGCTTCGGCGGTTTGCTGGCGGTCAACGGCGTGGCCCTGACCGTCAAAGAAAAACAGGTGGTTGCCTTGATCGGCCCCAACGGCGCCGGCAAGACCACGGTGTTCAACTGCCTCACCGGTTTCTACAAGCCGAGCGGTGGCAGCATCCTGCTGGACGGCCAGCCGATCCAGGGCCTGGCCGGCCACGAGATCGCCCGCAAGGGCGTGGTGCGCACCTTCCAGAACGTGCGGCTGTTCAAGGACATGACGGCGGTCGAAAACCTGCTGATCGCCCAGCACCGCCACTTGAACACCAACTTCCTGGCGGGCCTGTTCAAGACCCCGGCGTTCCGCAAGAGCGAGCGCGAGGCCATGGAATTTGCCGCGTACTGGCTGGACAAGGTCAACCTCACCGAGTTTGCCAACCGCCCTGCCGGCACCCTGGCCTACGGCCAGCAACGTCGCCTGGAAATCGCCCGCTGCATGATGACCCGCCCGCGGATCCTCATGCTCGACGAACCGGCCGCCGGCCTGAACCCCAAGGAGACCGAAGACCTCAAGGCGCTGATCAGCGTGCTGCGTGAGGAACACAACGTCACCGTGCTGTTGATCGAACACGACATGAAACTGGTCATGAGCATTTCCGACCACATCGTGGTGATCAACCAGGGCACGCCGCTGGCCGACGGGACGCCGGAGCAGATCCGCGACAATCCTGAAGTGATCAAAGCCTATTTGGGGGAAGCGTAA
- a CDS encoding high-affinity branched-chain amino acid ABC transporter permease LivM, whose translation MSRYLKSAFFSALLVWAVAFPVLGLKLSIVGINLEVHGTGPVTLTIIALCSVLMFLRVLFTQQVGALFKGNRGPLVSPKVSQFLTLPRTQRYIIIGLIVAALIWPFFGSRGAVDIATLILIYVLLGLGLNIVVGLAGLLDLGYVGFYAVGAYTYALLSHYLGWSFWICLPLAGMAAATFGFLLGFPVLRLRGDYLAIVTLGFGEIIRLFLRNLTDITGGPNGISSIPKPTFFGLSFDRSAAEGMQTFHEYFGIDYNPVSKVVFLYLVALLLALAALFVINRLLRMPIGRAWEALREDEIACRALGLNPTIIKLSAFTLGAAFAGFAGSFFAARQGLVTPESFTFIESAIILAIVVLGGMGSQLGVILAAIVMILLPEMMREFSEYRMLMFGAMMVLMMIWRPQGLLPMQRPHMELRK comes from the coding sequence ATGAGCAGATATCTCAAATCGGCGTTTTTCAGCGCCTTGCTGGTCTGGGCCGTGGCCTTTCCGGTACTCGGCCTCAAGCTGAGCATTGTCGGGATCAACCTGGAAGTGCATGGCACCGGTCCCGTGACCCTGACCATCATCGCCCTGTGCTCGGTGCTGATGTTCCTGCGCGTGCTGTTCACCCAGCAGGTCGGCGCCTTGTTCAAGGGCAACCGTGGTCCGTTGGTATCGCCCAAGGTCAGCCAGTTCCTGACCCTGCCGCGCACCCAGCGCTACATCATCATCGGCCTGATCGTGGCCGCGCTGATCTGGCCGTTCTTCGGCTCGCGCGGCGCAGTCGATATCGCCACCCTGATCCTGATCTACGTGTTGCTGGGCCTGGGCCTGAACATCGTCGTGGGCCTCGCCGGCCTGCTCGACCTCGGTTATGTGGGCTTCTATGCCGTGGGTGCCTACACCTACGCGCTGCTCTCGCACTACCTGGGCTGGAGCTTCTGGATCTGCCTGCCACTGGCGGGCATGGCGGCAGCCACGTTCGGCTTCCTGCTGGGCTTCCCGGTGCTGCGCTTGCGCGGTGACTACCTGGCCATCGTGACCCTGGGCTTCGGTGAAATCATCCGGCTGTTCCTGCGTAACCTCACGGACATCACCGGTGGCCCCAACGGCATCAGCAGCATTCCCAAGCCCACCTTCTTCGGCCTGTCGTTCGACCGCAGCGCCGCCGAAGGCATGCAGACCTTCCACGAATACTTCGGGATCGACTACAACCCGGTGAGCAAAGTGGTGTTCCTGTACCTGGTGGCGCTGTTGCTGGCACTGGCCGCCCTGTTCGTGATCAACCGCCTGCTGCGCATGCCCATCGGCCGTGCGTGGGAAGCGTTGCGCGAAGATGAGATCGCCTGCCGGGCCCTGGGCCTGAACCCGACCATCATCAAGCTCTCCGCCTTCACCCTGGGTGCTGCGTTCGCCGGTTTTGCCGGCAGCTTCTTCGCCGCGCGCCAAGGCTTGGTGACCCCGGAGTCGTTCACCTTTATCGAGTCGGCGATCATCCTCGCCATCGTGGTACTGGGTGGCATGGGCTCGCAGCTGGGCGTGATCCTGGCGGCGATCGTGATGATCCTGCTGCCGGAAATGATGCGTGAGTTCAGTGAATACCGCATGTTGATGTTCGGCGCCATGATGGTGCTGATGATGATCTGGCGCCCTCAAGGCCTGCTGCCCATGCAACGTCCACACATGGAGCTGCGCAAATGA
- the livH gene encoding high-affinity branched-chain amino acid ABC transporter permease LivH: MPEIYHFFQQLVNGLTIGSTYALIAIGYTMVYGIIGMINFAHGEVYMIGSYVAFIALAGLAMMGIHSLPLLMTAAFIASIVVTSAYGYSIERVAYRPLRGSNRLIPLISAIGMSIFLQNTVLLSQDSKDKSIPNLIPGSISFGPGGAEEVLISYMQILVFVVTLVAMLGLTLFISRSRLGRACRACAEDIKMANLLGINTNNIIALTFVIGAALAAVAAVLLSMQYGVINPNAGFLVGLKAFTAAVLGGIGSIPGAMLGGLVLGVAEAFGADIFGDQYKDVVAFGLLVLVLLFRPTGILGRPEVEKV; the protein is encoded by the coding sequence ATGCCTGAGATCTATCATTTTTTCCAACAGCTGGTTAATGGCCTGACCATTGGCAGCACCTATGCCTTGATAGCCATTGGCTACACAATGGTTTACGGCATCATTGGAATGATCAACTTCGCCCATGGCGAGGTGTACATGATTGGTTCCTACGTGGCCTTTATCGCCCTTGCCGGGCTGGCCATGATGGGTATCCACTCCCTGCCGCTGTTGATGACCGCCGCGTTTATCGCGTCAATCGTTGTAACCAGTGCCTATGGCTACAGTATCGAGCGTGTTGCCTACCGTCCCTTGCGTGGCAGCAACCGTTTGATCCCACTGATTTCCGCCATCGGTATGTCGATTTTCCTACAGAACACCGTATTGCTGTCCCAGGACTCCAAGGATAAATCCATCCCCAACCTGATCCCTGGGAGCATCTCCTTCGGCCCGGGCGGCGCGGAGGAAGTGCTGATTTCCTACATGCAAATCCTGGTCTTCGTCGTCACCCTGGTGGCGATGCTGGGCCTGACCCTGTTCATCTCCCGCTCCCGTCTGGGGCGCGCCTGCCGGGCGTGTGCCGAAGACATCAAGATGGCCAACCTGCTGGGCATCAACACCAACAACATCATCGCCCTGACCTTCGTGATCGGTGCCGCACTGGCTGCCGTCGCGGCGGTGCTGCTGAGCATGCAGTACGGCGTGATCAACCCCAACGCCGGTTTCCTGGTGGGCCTCAAGGCCTTTACCGCAGCGGTCCTGGGCGGCATCGGCAGTATCCCGGGCGCGATGCTCGGTGGCCTGGTGCTGGGTGTGGCCGAAGCGTTCGGTGCCGATATCTTCGGCGACCAATACAAGGACGTCGTGGCGTTCGGCCTGTTGGTTCTGGTGCTGTTGTTCCGTCCGACCGGCATTTTGGGCCGCCCGGAGGTTGAGAAAGTATGA